From the Streptomyces sp. KMM 9044 genome, one window contains:
- a CDS encoding exodeoxyribonuclease VII small subunit — MTSKTEQTGQTGQTGQAAGAAGRAEAAAEALGYEQARDELIEVVRRLETGGTTLEESLALWERGEELAKVCRSRLDGARARLDAALAEETAGAGRAEDGSGDL; from the coding sequence ATGACCAGCAAGACGGAGCAGACCGGGCAGACCGGGCAGACCGGGCAGGCGGCGGGGGCCGCCGGTCGGGCGGAGGCCGCGGCCGAGGCGCTCGGGTACGAGCAGGCACGGGACGAGCTGATCGAGGTCGTACGCCGTCTGGAAACGGGCGGTACGACGCTGGAGGAGTCTCTCGCGCTCTGGGAGCGGGGCGAGGAGCTGGCCAAGGTGTGCCGGAGCCGGCTGGACGGGGCACGGGCCCGGCTGGACGCGGCACTCGCGGAGGAGACCGCCGGCGCGGGGCGCGCGGAGGACGGGTCCGGGGACCTGTAG
- a CDS encoding DUF4287 domain-containing protein, with protein sequence MAATAKGPASYFPSIEKKHGRPIAEWKELIRSSPLVKHTELVAWLKAEHGLGHGHANALVAHALAEGDAR encoded by the coding sequence ATGGCCGCCACCGCCAAGGGCCCAGCCAGCTACTTTCCGTCGATCGAGAAGAAGCACGGCCGTCCGATCGCGGAGTGGAAGGAGCTGATCCGCTCCTCGCCGCTCGTCAAGCACACGGAGCTGGTCGCCTGGCTCAAGGCCGAGCACGGCCTGGGCCACGGCCACGCGAACGCCCTCGTCGCCCACGCACTGGCCGAGGGCGACGCCAGGTAG
- a CDS encoding malonic semialdehyde reductase encodes MSLVLDAAAQNLLFREARTANTFTDEPVTDEQVQAIYDLVKYGPTSMNQSPLRVTLVRSPEARERLVQHMSEGNKPKTAAAPLVAILSADNEFHEELPRLFPHFPQAKDMFAADRLVREKNAALNAALQAAYFIVGVRAAGLAAGPMTGGDLEGIRKEFLDDDHTPLMVVNIGRPGQDAWFPRSPRLEYGQVVTTV; translated from the coding sequence ATGTCCCTCGTTCTTGACGCCGCCGCCCAGAACCTGCTCTTCCGTGAGGCACGCACCGCCAACACGTTCACCGACGAGCCGGTGACCGACGAGCAGGTGCAGGCCATCTACGACCTGGTCAAGTACGGCCCGACCTCCATGAACCAGTCGCCGCTGCGCGTCACCCTGGTCCGCTCCCCCGAGGCCCGCGAGCGTCTCGTCCAGCACATGTCCGAGGGCAACAAGCCCAAGACGGCCGCCGCCCCGCTGGTCGCGATCCTCTCCGCGGACAACGAGTTCCACGAGGAACTGCCGCGCCTCTTCCCGCACTTCCCACAGGCCAAGGACATGTTCGCCGCCGACCGCCTGGTGCGGGAGAAGAACGCCGCGTTGAACGCCGCCCTCCAGGCCGCGTACTTCATCGTCGGTGTGCGCGCCGCGGGTCTGGCCGCCGGCCCGATGACCGGCGGCGACCTCGAGGGCATCCGCAAGGAATTCCTCGACGACGACCACACCCCGCTGATGGTCGTCAACATCGGCCGCCCCGGCCAGGACGCCTGGTTCCCGCGCAGTCCTCGCCTGGAGTACGGCCAGGTCGTCACCACCGTCTGA
- a CDS encoding DUF4245 domain-containing protein — translation MAGTNSTQKSARDMILSLGLILLAAGVIWLFIPHDGSEPDLKRVDYRVDLLTARRAAAYAVAAPEGLPEAWKPTSVRFQGEEFDAWHLGYRAPDGEYVAVEQSTRKPVVFIEDETQGAEETGRTQQIAGRTWTRYEGDRYDALVLEDEDSTTVVTGTASFARLAEMAGALRTESD, via the coding sequence GTGGCAGGAACGAACAGCACGCAGAAGTCGGCCCGGGACATGATCCTTTCCCTGGGTCTCATCTTGCTCGCCGCGGGAGTGATCTGGCTGTTCATCCCGCACGACGGCAGCGAGCCCGACCTCAAGCGGGTCGACTACCGCGTCGACCTGCTCACCGCGCGCCGTGCCGCCGCCTACGCGGTGGCCGCGCCCGAGGGGCTGCCCGAGGCGTGGAAGCCCACCTCCGTCCGTTTCCAGGGCGAGGAGTTCGACGCCTGGCACCTCGGCTACCGAGCCCCCGACGGGGAGTACGTGGCGGTGGAGCAGTCGACTCGGAAGCCGGTGGTCTTCATCGAGGACGAGACCCAGGGCGCGGAGGAGACCGGGAGGACGCAGCAGATCGCCGGCAGGACCTGGACCCGGTACGAGGGCGATCGGTACGACGCGCTGGTGCTCGAGGACGAGGACTCGACCACGGTGGTGACGGGCACGGCGTCCTTCGCCCGGCTGGCGGAGATGGCCGGGGCCCTGCGCACCGAATCCGACTGA
- the glpX gene encoding class II fructose-bisphosphatase has translation MTENHQLPSELDVPSEAPDRNLAMELVRVTEAAAMAAGRWVGRGDKNGADGAAVRAMRTLVSTVSMNGVVVIGEGEKDEAPMLFNGERVGDGTGPECDIAVDPIDGTTLTAKGMTNAIAVLAAAERGSMFDPSAVFYMDKLVTGPEAADFVDIDAPVSVNIRRVARAKRATPEDVTVVILDRPRHEGIIKEIRETGARIKLISDGDVAGSILALREGTGIDLLLGIGGTPEGIISACAVKCLGGTLQGKLWPQDDAERQRALDAGHDLDRVLTDADLVTGDNVFFVATGITDGELLRGVRYRSETATTDSIVMRSRSGTVRRIDSEHRLSKLRAYSAVDFDRAK, from the coding sequence ATGACCGAGAATCATCAGTTGCCGTCCGAACTCGATGTGCCCTCCGAAGCTCCCGACCGCAACCTCGCCATGGAACTCGTCCGGGTCACCGAGGCCGCCGCGATGGCCGCCGGGCGCTGGGTCGGGCGCGGCGACAAGAACGGCGCCGACGGGGCCGCGGTACGCGCCATGCGCACCCTCGTCTCCACCGTCTCGATGAACGGCGTCGTCGTCATCGGCGAGGGGGAGAAGGACGAGGCCCCCATGCTCTTCAACGGGGAGCGCGTGGGCGACGGGACCGGGCCCGAGTGCGACATCGCCGTCGACCCGATCGACGGCACCACGCTGACCGCCAAGGGCATGACCAACGCGATCGCCGTGCTGGCCGCCGCCGAACGCGGCTCGATGTTCGACCCGTCTGCCGTGTTCTACATGGACAAGCTGGTCACCGGCCCCGAGGCCGCCGACTTCGTCGACATCGACGCGCCCGTGTCCGTGAACATCCGCCGGGTCGCCAGGGCCAAGCGGGCGACCCCCGAGGACGTCACGGTGGTGATCCTCGACCGGCCTCGGCACGAGGGCATCATCAAGGAGATCAGAGAGACCGGTGCGCGCATCAAACTGATCTCCGACGGTGACGTGGCCGGCTCGATTCTCGCCCTGCGCGAGGGCACCGGCATCGACCTGCTGCTCGGCATCGGCGGCACCCCCGAGGGCATCATCTCGGCCTGTGCCGTGAAGTGCCTCGGCGGCACCCTCCAGGGCAAGCTGTGGCCGCAGGACGACGCGGAGCGGCAGCGCGCGCTCGACGCGGGGCACGACCTCGACCGGGTGCTGACCGACGCGGACCTCGTCACCGGCGACAACGTGTTCTTCGTGGCCACCGGCATCACCGACGGCGAACTGCTGCGCGGGGTGCGATACCGGTCCGAGACCGCCACGACCGACTCCATCGTGATGCGGTCCAGGTCGGGGACGGTGCGGCGGATCGACTCCGAGCACCGGCTGAGCAAGCTGCGTGCGTACAGTGCAGTGGATTTCGACCGGGCGAAGTAG
- a CDS encoding WhiB family transcriptional regulator, translated as MPQPPHSSLQVAAVPAQRVPTRDRDQDAPWHTEAVCRRDEAGLFFAPSKEPTAARLSREEAAKRVCARCPVMVECREHALLQPEPYGVWGGLTAAERRVVLARRRRRDLELQKAARTGGPVAAAG; from the coding sequence GTGCCGCAACCGCCGCATTCGTCCCTGCAGGTAGCTGCCGTTCCGGCCCAGCGGGTGCCGACGCGAGACAGGGACCAGGACGCGCCCTGGCACACCGAGGCGGTGTGCCGGCGCGACGAGGCAGGACTGTTCTTCGCCCCGTCGAAGGAGCCCACGGCCGCCAGGCTCTCCCGCGAGGAGGCCGCCAAGCGGGTCTGCGCCCGCTGCCCGGTGATGGTGGAGTGCCGGGAGCACGCCCTGCTCCAGCCCGAGCCCTACGGAGTCTGGGGCGGCCTGACCGCCGCCGAGCGCCGCGTGGTCCTGGCCCGACGCCGCCGCCGAGACCTGGAACTCCAGAAGGCGGCCCGCACGGGCGGCCCCGTAGCAGCAGCAGGCTGA